The following proteins come from a genomic window of Montipora capricornis isolate CH-2021 chromosome 9, ASM3666992v2, whole genome shotgun sequence:
- the LOC138015373 gene encoding uncharacterized protein, with the protein MLCYNMIKDSASGIIYGQYKKKDREESIIGRPESLSTFEEFTLVMTRLRLGLFEKDLGHRFGISQSTVSTIFHAWIHFLRKEFEGFVPFPRRSLLQEKMSKIFKELYPKTVVIIDAVEFRMQSPSALDLNSACYSSYKGTTTMKGLVGISPLGVVSFMSELYTGRISDKELTMASGLYKLLSPGDDVMADKGFDIQDDLAKYGVTLNIPAFLKGSSQFTIQETQHNKKIASLRIHVERGIERIKNWHIFDRCLPILLAPVASEIFFVVGVLTNFQPPLID; encoded by the coding sequence ATGTTGTGCTATAACATGATAAAGGATTCAGCTTCTGGAATTATTTATGGTCagtataaaaaaaaagacagggAGGAGAGTATCATTGGAAGACCAGAATCTCTTTCCACATTTGAAGAGTTCACCCTAGTGATGACGAGACTCCGTCTTGGACTGTTTGAGAAAGATCTTGGTCACAGATTTGGAATTTCACAGTCCACGGTGTCTACTATTTTCCATGCCTGGATACATTTTCTACGCAAAGAGTTTGAAGGGTTTGTGCCTTTCCCAAGAAGAAGCTTGTTGCAGGAGAAAATGTCCAAAATTTTTAAAGAGCTCTATCCCAAAACAGTTGTTATTATTGATGCTGTGGAGTTTCGTATGCAGTCCCCTTCAGCCCTTGACCTCAATTCGGCCTGTTACTCATCATACAAAGGAACAACGACCATGAAAGGACTGGTAGGAATTAGTCCTTTGGGAGTGGTGTCATTCATGAGTGAGTTGTATACTGGTAGGATTTCCGACAAAGAGCTCACAATGGCTAGTGGACTGTACAAATTGCTTTCCCCTGGAGATGACGTAATGGCCGATAAAGGGTTTGATATACAAGATGACCTGGCCAAATATGGAGTTACTTTAAACATTCCAGCATTTTTGAAAGGGAGCAGCCAGTTTACAATACAGGAGACACAACACAATAAGAAGATCGCCAGCCTCAGAATTCATGTGGAAAGGGGAATTGAACGAATCAAGAATTGGCACATTTTTGACAGGTGCCTACCTATCCTTTTAGCACCTGTTGCGAGTGAGATATTTTTTGTGGTTGGAGTCCTCACCAACTTTCAGCCTCCTTTGATAGATTAG